One Longimicrobium sp. DNA window includes the following coding sequences:
- a CDS encoding PASTA domain-containing protein, which produces MRAPARPAPPGRRWRPRVPERVATYFNERKILKYVIYCGLAGFLLGYVFITLLFFPFGRSAIVTVPDVRGKTLAQARRAFDRVGLEAQIGDSLSHPTVRAGRVLAQVPLPGQEAARGSEVEVIVSQGPERRAVPSITGLGKDDAVALLQRMGFRVRLASVVDDSPEGKLLGMDPKAGTRMPMPGTVTLTLSAGPPKVLVPSVLALDEGDAAARLEAVGLRLGRVSYDSLSAEPRGTVLSQAPAAGDSLRMGSAVRVVLAGPDPNPPPVVVPVDTLQPAEPGEPGEPQEPPPEPPPAEPRDTIRIPERRR; this is translated from the coding sequence GTGAGGGCGCCCGCGCGGCCCGCGCCGCCGGGGCGGCGCTGGCGCCCCCGCGTGCCCGAGCGGGTGGCCACGTACTTCAACGAGCGCAAGATCCTCAAGTACGTGATCTACTGCGGGCTGGCGGGGTTCCTGCTCGGCTACGTCTTCATCACGCTCCTCTTCTTCCCCTTCGGCCGCTCGGCGATCGTGACGGTGCCCGACGTGCGGGGGAAGACGCTGGCGCAGGCCCGGCGCGCCTTCGACCGGGTGGGGCTCGAGGCGCAGATCGGCGACTCGCTCTCGCACCCCACCGTCCGCGCGGGGCGGGTGCTGGCGCAGGTGCCGCTCCCCGGGCAGGAGGCGGCGCGCGGGAGCGAGGTGGAGGTGATCGTCAGCCAGGGGCCGGAGCGGCGCGCGGTGCCCTCCATCACCGGACTGGGGAAGGACGACGCGGTGGCGCTCCTGCAGCGGATGGGCTTCCGGGTGCGGCTGGCCTCGGTGGTCGACGACAGCCCCGAGGGGAAGCTGCTGGGGATGGACCCGAAGGCCGGCACGCGCATGCCGATGCCCGGGACGGTGACGCTGACGCTCTCGGCCGGGCCGCCGAAGGTGCTGGTCCCCAGCGTGCTGGCGCTGGACGAGGGCGACGCGGCGGCACGGCTGGAGGCGGTGGGGCTCAGGCTGGGGAGGGTGAGCTACGACTCGCTCTCGGCCGAGCCGCGCGGCACGGTGCTCTCGCAGGCTCCGGCGGCGGGCGACAGCCTGCGGATGGGGAGCGCGGTGCGCGTGGTGCTGGCGGGCCCCGACCCCAACCCGCCGCCCGTGGTGGTGCCGGTGGACACCCTGCAGCCGGCGGAGCCCGGGGAGCCGGGCGAGCCCCAGGAGCCGCCGCCCGAGCCGCCGCCCGCGGAGCCGAGGGACACGATCCGCATCCCGGAGCGGCGGCGGTAG
- the rsmB gene encoding 16S rRNA (cytosine(967)-C(5))-methyltransferase RsmB, which yields MKTGRATAARRAALRVLERVRGGDLADRAFDHAAAGLEPRDRAWAQELVYGTFRLRGRIDHLLGALVRGGVDKLEPVVLDVLRLGAYQLLEMGSVPPYAAVSQSVELARAGGAERAAGLVNGVLQNLQRRRESIRFPAFERDPAGHLATWGSHPRWVVERWIARWGADDARLLVEADNARPELYVRPLGLSLPDAAARLHEAGVEGVPVPVSPDSLRVLPPASAAEALAAIPAVVQDPAAALVVRYAAVPAGATVLDVCAAPGGKALGLAESAARVAAADLSPRRLKRVVENAARVGWAERLGAVAADARLPPFRAADAVLLDAPCTGTGTFRRHPDGRWRVAPDDLEALARLQAELLQAAAALVRPGGVLVYSTCSLEREENEERVEAFLADHPEFAPRPAEGAVAPELLDAAGRLCVLPQRHGVDGAFAARLERRA from the coding sequence ATGAAGACGGGCCGGGCGACGGCGGCGCGCAGGGCGGCGCTGCGGGTGCTGGAGCGCGTCCGCGGCGGCGACTTGGCCGACCGCGCCTTCGACCACGCCGCGGCGGGGCTGGAGCCGCGCGACCGCGCCTGGGCGCAGGAGCTGGTCTACGGCACCTTCCGCCTGCGCGGGCGCATCGACCACCTGCTGGGCGCGCTGGTGCGCGGGGGCGTGGACAAGCTGGAGCCCGTGGTGCTGGACGTGCTGCGCCTGGGCGCCTACCAGCTCCTGGAGATGGGGAGCGTGCCGCCGTACGCCGCCGTCTCGCAGTCGGTGGAGCTCGCGCGCGCGGGCGGCGCGGAGCGCGCGGCGGGGCTGGTGAACGGCGTGCTGCAGAACCTGCAGCGGCGGCGCGAGTCGATCCGCTTCCCCGCCTTCGAGCGCGACCCCGCCGGCCACCTGGCCACCTGGGGCTCGCACCCGCGCTGGGTGGTGGAGCGGTGGATCGCCCGCTGGGGGGCCGACGACGCGCGGCTGCTGGTGGAGGCCGACAACGCGCGCCCCGAGCTGTACGTGCGGCCGCTGGGGCTCTCGCTCCCCGACGCGGCGGCGCGGCTGCACGAGGCGGGCGTGGAGGGGGTGCCGGTGCCGGTCTCGCCCGACTCGCTGCGGGTGCTGCCCCCCGCGTCCGCCGCGGAGGCGCTGGCGGCGATCCCGGCCGTGGTGCAGGACCCGGCGGCCGCGCTGGTGGTGCGCTACGCGGCCGTGCCCGCCGGGGCGACGGTGCTGGACGTGTGCGCGGCGCCGGGGGGGAAGGCGCTGGGGCTGGCGGAGAGCGCGGCCCGGGTGGCGGCCGCGGACCTCTCGCCCCGGCGTCTCAAGCGCGTGGTGGAGAACGCGGCGCGGGTGGGGTGGGCGGAGCGCCTCGGCGCGGTGGCGGCGGACGCGCGCCTTCCCCCTTTCCGGGCGGCGGACGCTGTGCTCCTGGACGCGCCGTGCACGGGGACGGGCACCTTCCGCCGGCACCCCGACGGGCGCTGGCGGGTGGCGCCGGACGACCTGGAGGCGCTCGCGCGGCTGCAGGCCGAGCTGCTGCAGGCGGCCGCGGCGCTGGTGCGGCCCGGCGGGGTGCTGGTGTACTCGACGTGCTCGCTGGAGCGCGAGGAGAACGAGGAGCGAGTGGAGGCCTTCCTGGCGGACCATCCGGAGTTCGCGCCCCGGCCGGCGGAGGGCGCCGTGGCGCCCGAGCTGCTGGACGCGGCCGGCCGCCTGTGCGTGCTGCCGCAGCGCCACGGCGTGGACGGCGCCTTCGCGGCCCGCCTGGAGAGGCGCGCGTGA
- a CDS encoding thiazole synthase produces the protein MATVLEPQVMDEPLVIAGRALRSRLMVGTGKYRGNDLMVRAIEASGAEVVTVAVRRVDLDRTKEEGVLFHLDPERFLLLPNTAGCYTAEDAVRYARLARAAGFTDWVKLEVIGDQETLLPDAEATVRAAKELVADGFTVLAYTNDDLITALRLEDAGCAAVMPLASPIGSGLGLVNPYNVRTIKARLCVPVIVDAGVGTASDAAVTMEQGVDGILMNTALAEARDPVRMARAMALATEAGRLAYLAGRMPKRERAVPSSPLAGMLD, from the coding sequence ATGGCGACGGTGCTGGAGCCGCAGGTGATGGACGAGCCCCTGGTGATCGCGGGGCGGGCGCTGCGCTCGCGGCTCATGGTCGGCACGGGGAAGTACCGCGGCAACGACCTGATGGTGCGCGCCATCGAGGCGTCCGGCGCCGAGGTGGTCACCGTCGCCGTTCGGCGCGTGGACCTCGACCGCACGAAGGAGGAGGGCGTCCTCTTCCACCTGGACCCCGAGCGCTTCCTCCTCCTCCCCAACACGGCCGGCTGCTACACCGCCGAGGACGCCGTCCGCTACGCGCGGCTGGCGCGGGCGGCGGGGTTCACCGACTGGGTGAAGCTGGAGGTGATCGGCGACCAGGAGACGCTGCTCCCCGACGCCGAGGCCACCGTCCGCGCGGCGAAGGAGCTGGTGGCGGACGGCTTCACGGTGCTGGCCTACACCAACGACGACCTGATCACCGCGCTGCGGCTGGAGGACGCCGGGTGCGCCGCGGTGATGCCGCTGGCCTCGCCGATCGGGAGCGGGCTGGGGCTGGTGAACCCCTACAACGTGCGCACCATCAAGGCCCGCCTCTGTGTCCCCGTTATCGTCGACGCGGGGGTGGGGACGGCCTCGGACGCGGCGGTCACGATGGAGCAGGGGGTCGACGGGATCCTGATGAACACCGCGCTGGCCGAGGCGCGGGACCCCGTGCGCATGGCCCGCGCGATGGCGCTGGCGACCGAGGCCGGCCGCCTCGCGTACCTCGCCGGGCGGATGCCGAAGCGGGAGCGCGCCGTCCCCTCGTCCCCCCTCGCGGGGATGCTCGACTGA
- the thiS gene encoding sulfur carrier protein ThiS: protein MATIETAADEAVRVRVNGDEREVPARLTVAGLLAHLDLHPRMVVVERNGDILRRDALETTAVEPGDAYELVHFVGGG from the coding sequence ATGGCGACGATAGAGACGGCGGCGGACGAGGCGGTGCGCGTCCGCGTGAACGGCGACGAGCGCGAGGTCCCGGCGAGGCTCACCGTGGCGGGGCTGCTCGCGCACCTCGACCTCCACCCGCGCATGGTGGTCGTCGAGCGCAACGGCGACATCCTGCGCCGCGACGCGCTGGAGACGACCGCGGTGGAGCCGGGGGACGCGTACGAGCTGGTGCACTTCGTCGGGGGCGGGTGA
- a CDS encoding thiamine phosphate synthase: MKPNPIPPLHVVTDDAVVARKDFLRQAERVLESGGPHLVFHLRAPRASGRRLYELARALRDPVLGADAWLVVNDRVDVALAAAADGAQVGARGLLPADARRVLGPDYLLGASVHSVDEARDARAAGADFVLAGTIWETPSHPDRPGAGTGLVRQIAALGIPTIAIGGVTPKRAREARAARAAGVAVVRGVWDASDPADAVTRYLKAWRR, from the coding sequence GTGAAGCCGAATCCCATCCCGCCGCTGCACGTCGTCACCGACGACGCGGTGGTGGCGCGGAAGGACTTCCTCCGCCAGGCGGAGCGGGTCCTGGAGAGCGGCGGGCCGCACCTCGTCTTCCACCTGCGCGCCCCGCGCGCGTCCGGCCGGCGGCTGTACGAGCTCGCGCGCGCGCTGCGGGACCCGGTGCTGGGCGCGGACGCCTGGCTCGTGGTCAACGACCGCGTGGACGTGGCGCTCGCGGCCGCAGCGGATGGCGCGCAGGTGGGCGCCCGCGGGCTGCTCCCGGCCGACGCGCGGCGGGTGCTGGGCCCGGACTACCTGCTGGGCGCCTCCGTGCACTCGGTGGACGAGGCGCGGGACGCGCGCGCGGCCGGCGCGGACTTCGTGCTGGCCGGCACGATCTGGGAGACGCCGTCGCACCCCGACCGGCCCGGCGCCGGGACCGGGCTGGTCCGCCAGATCGCCGCGCTCGGCATCCCGACGATCGCGATCGGGGGCGTGACGCCGAAGCGGGCGCGCGAGGCGCGAGCTGCGCGCGCCGCGGGCGTGGCGGTGGTTCGTGGCGTATGGGACGCTTCCGATCCCGCTGACGCAGTGACGAGGTACCTGAAGGCATGGCGACGATAG
- the fmt gene encoding methionyl-tRNA formyltransferase, with translation MKIVFWGTPDFSIPALRALGEEGHDVVAVVTRPDRPAGRGREVHFSPVKEEALAEGIPVLQPERARGDDFLARLRSFDPDLSVVVAYGQILRPEVLDLPRLGSVNIHASLLPELRGAAPVQWAIIRGLEMTGVTIMRMDAGLDSGPMLLRVEEPIEPEEAGCELAGRLAEIGAEALVEALALLEDGQLVQEPQDHGRATYAPKLDRASARLDWTRPAAELALWIRGLDDVPGAWSPLGARGPVKLFRPRVEGGAGEPGTVLAADEEGVLVAAGEGAVRVREVQPPGKRRMGAGEWVRGRGVAVGDRFGLEG, from the coding sequence GTGAAGATCGTCTTCTGGGGGACGCCCGACTTCTCCATCCCGGCGCTGCGCGCGCTGGGCGAGGAGGGGCACGACGTGGTGGCGGTGGTCACCCGGCCCGACCGGCCCGCGGGGCGCGGCCGCGAGGTGCACTTCTCTCCCGTGAAGGAGGAAGCGCTGGCGGAGGGAATCCCCGTGCTGCAGCCGGAGCGGGCGCGCGGGGACGACTTCCTGGCCCGGCTGCGCTCGTTCGACCCGGACCTCTCCGTGGTGGTCGCCTACGGGCAGATCCTCCGGCCCGAGGTGCTGGACCTGCCGCGCCTCGGCTCGGTGAACATCCACGCGTCGCTCCTTCCCGAGCTGCGCGGGGCGGCGCCGGTGCAGTGGGCCATCATCCGCGGGCTCGAGATGACGGGCGTCACCATCATGCGCATGGACGCGGGGCTCGACTCGGGGCCGATGCTGCTCAGGGTGGAGGAGCCGATCGAGCCGGAGGAGGCCGGGTGCGAGCTGGCGGGGCGCCTGGCCGAGATCGGGGCCGAGGCGCTGGTGGAGGCGCTGGCGCTCCTGGAGGACGGCCAGCTCGTCCAGGAGCCGCAGGACCACGGCAGGGCGACCTACGCGCCCAAGCTGGACCGCGCGTCGGCGCGGCTCGACTGGACGCGCCCCGCGGCGGAGCTGGCGCTCTGGATCCGCGGGCTCGACGACGTCCCGGGTGCCTGGAGCCCGCTCGGCGCGCGCGGCCCGGTGAAGCTCTTCCGCCCGCGCGTGGAGGGCGGCGCCGGCGAGCCGGGCACCGTGCTGGCGGCGGACGAGGAGGGCGTGCTGGTCGCCGCGGGCGAGGGCGCCGTGCGCGTGCGCGAGGTGCAGCCGCCGGGGAAGCGCCGCATGGGCGCCGGCGAGTGGGTGCGCGGGCGCGGCGTTGCCGTGGGCGACCGCTTCGGCCTGGAGGGCTGA
- the def gene encoding peptide deformylase, with product MAVLKVELLGSEVLRRRAEEVAGPDPELDRLIDDMFETMYEQKGIGLAAPQVGVSRRVIVVDVNEPDVEPFALYNPRVVEAGPQLDKMEEGCLSIPGVTGVVERPFAVTVEGLDRAGNPVRIEAEAMLARCLQHEIDHLDGVLFIDRLSPLKRNMVLRKYRKLAS from the coding sequence ATGGCAGTGCTCAAGGTGGAGCTGCTCGGGTCGGAGGTGCTCCGGCGCCGGGCGGAAGAGGTCGCGGGGCCGGACCCGGAGCTGGACCGGCTGATCGACGACATGTTCGAGACCATGTACGAGCAGAAGGGGATCGGCCTGGCCGCGCCCCAGGTTGGCGTCTCCCGGCGGGTGATCGTGGTGGACGTCAACGAGCCCGACGTGGAGCCGTTCGCGCTGTACAACCCGCGCGTGGTGGAGGCCGGCCCGCAGCTCGACAAGATGGAGGAGGGGTGCCTGAGCATCCCCGGCGTCACCGGCGTGGTGGAACGCCCGTTCGCCGTCACCGTCGAGGGGCTGGACCGCGCGGGGAACCCCGTGCGCATCGAGGCCGAGGCGATGCTGGCGCGCTGCCTCCAGCACGAGATCGACCACCTGGACGGGGTGCTGTTCATCGACCGCCTGTCGCCGCTCAAGCGCAACATGGTGCTGCGCAAGTACCGGAAGCTCGCCTCGTGA
- the yajC gene encoding preprotein translocase subunit YajC, whose amino-acid sequence MHAMAILLQGAPQGGANPLVNLLPLLGMLAIFYFLLIVPQRRQVKEHQRLVDSLQKGDQVVTAGGLIGEIISIKDDTVQLRTGNSTVVVERARITRRATPAASEK is encoded by the coding sequence ATGCACGCGATGGCGATTCTGCTGCAGGGCGCACCCCAGGGCGGGGCCAACCCGCTGGTGAACCTGCTCCCCCTGCTGGGGATGCTGGCGATCTTCTACTTCCTCCTGATCGTCCCCCAGCGGCGGCAGGTGAAGGAGCACCAGAGGCTCGTCGACAGCCTGCAGAAGGGCGACCAGGTGGTGACGGCGGGGGGGCTGATCGGCGAGATCATTTCCATCAAGGACGACACGGTGCAGCTGCGCACCGGCAATTCGACCGTGGTGGTGGAGCGCGCCCGCATCACGCGCCGGGCCACGCCGGCCGCTTCGGAGAAGTAA
- the tgt gene encoding tRNA guanosine(34) transglycosylase Tgt: MNRAGGPRVLRDHRKPSRKRALFEFEIEAAEGAARAGTLTLPHGQVRTPVFMPVGTQATVKTLTPEEVEALGAEIILGNTYHLYLRPGHEVVRELGGLHRFQGWSRPILTDSGGFQVFSLADISTIGEEGVEFQSHIDGSRHLFTPERVMEIEHALGADVIMAFDQCPPGQSSREVATEAYERTLRWLERCRRRFDEIQREDDRGAGQALFPIVQGGIHPDLRVASARGTLAAGDWHGIAVGGLSVGEPKPVMYRMIEVLEPHLPPPLPRYLMGVGYPDDLLEAIGRGIDMFDCVAPTRNGRNGAVWITAEGQVNIKQRRFLTDRGPLDPDCGCYTCRTYTRAYLRHLFVAGEALSMRLLSIHNLHFLVNLAATAREKILAGGFAGWSRAWLERFRGAAVGSA, translated from the coding sequence GTGAACCGTGCCGGAGGACCGCGAGTCCTCCGGGACCACCGGAAACCGAGCCGGAAGCGAGCCCTGTTCGAGTTCGAGATCGAGGCGGCGGAGGGCGCCGCGCGCGCGGGGACGCTCACGCTCCCGCACGGGCAGGTGCGGACGCCCGTGTTCATGCCCGTGGGCACGCAGGCCACGGTGAAGACGCTCACCCCCGAAGAGGTGGAGGCGCTCGGCGCCGAGATCATCCTGGGGAACACGTACCACCTGTACCTGCGCCCCGGCCACGAGGTGGTGCGCGAGCTGGGCGGGCTGCACCGCTTCCAGGGGTGGAGCCGGCCGATCCTGACCGACTCGGGCGGCTTCCAGGTGTTCTCGCTGGCCGACATCAGCACCATCGGCGAGGAGGGGGTCGAGTTCCAGAGCCACATCGACGGCAGCCGCCACCTCTTCACCCCCGAGCGGGTGATGGAGATCGAGCACGCGCTGGGGGCCGACGTGATCATGGCCTTCGACCAGTGCCCGCCGGGGCAGTCGAGCCGCGAGGTGGCGACCGAGGCGTACGAGCGCACGCTGCGCTGGCTGGAGCGCTGCCGCCGCCGCTTCGACGAGATCCAGCGCGAGGACGACCGCGGGGCGGGCCAGGCGCTGTTCCCGATCGTGCAGGGCGGCATCCACCCCGACCTGCGCGTCGCCAGCGCGCGGGGGACGCTGGCGGCGGGCGACTGGCACGGAATTGCCGTCGGCGGGCTGTCGGTGGGCGAGCCCAAGCCGGTGATGTACCGGATGATCGAGGTGCTGGAGCCGCACCTGCCGCCGCCCCTGCCGCGCTACCTGATGGGCGTGGGCTACCCCGACGACCTGCTGGAGGCGATCGGCCGCGGCATCGACATGTTCGACTGCGTGGCGCCCACCCGCAACGGGCGCAACGGGGCGGTGTGGATCACGGCCGAGGGGCAGGTGAACATCAAGCAGCGCCGCTTCCTGACCGACCGCGGGCCGCTGGACCCGGACTGCGGCTGCTACACCTGCCGCACGTACACGCGCGCCTACCTGCGCCACCTGTTCGTGGCGGGCGAGGCGCTCTCGATGCGGCTGCTTTCGATCCACAACCTGCACTTCCTGGTGAACCTCGCCGCCACGGCGCGCGAGAAGATCCTGGCCGGCGGGTTCGCCGGGTGGAGCCGGGCGTGGCTGGAGCGGTTCCGGGGGGCGGCGGTGGGAAGTGCGTGA
- the tesB gene encoding acyl-CoA thioesterase II — translation MSGTGDPDGQPLDLLLRLLELERLELNLFRGQNRDIGSGRVFGGQVLAQGLVAAGQTVEGRTAHSLHGYFMLPGDLDTPVLYQVDRIRDGKSFTTRRVLAIQQGREIFSMLCSFHVGEEGIGHSAPMPEVPPPEAVPRELDLVRAMAERIPEPLRGVYTQDRPIDFRPVDPVNPFAPDRREPLKHMWFRAEGAMPDDPILHQAVLAYASDYGLLGTALLPHGLSFLRRDVQAASLDHAVWLHRPFRVDDWLLYTTDSPTAAGARGFTRGSIFTRDGALVASTAQEGLLRLRREG, via the coding sequence ATGAGCGGCACAGGCGACCCCGACGGACAGCCCCTGGACCTCCTCCTCCGCCTGCTGGAGCTGGAGCGGCTGGAGCTGAACCTGTTCCGCGGCCAGAACCGCGACATCGGCTCGGGGCGGGTGTTCGGCGGGCAGGTGCTGGCGCAGGGGCTGGTGGCGGCGGGGCAGACGGTGGAGGGGCGCACCGCGCACTCGCTGCACGGCTACTTCATGCTCCCCGGCGACCTGGACACGCCGGTGCTCTACCAGGTCGACCGCATCCGCGACGGGAAGAGCTTCACCACGCGGCGCGTGCTGGCGATCCAGCAGGGGCGGGAGATCTTCAGCATGCTCTGCTCGTTCCACGTCGGCGAGGAAGGCATCGGGCACTCCGCGCCGATGCCCGAGGTGCCGCCGCCGGAGGCGGTGCCGCGCGAGCTGGACCTGGTGCGCGCGATGGCCGAGCGCATCCCCGAGCCGCTGCGGGGCGTGTACACGCAGGACCGGCCGATCGACTTCCGCCCCGTGGACCCGGTGAACCCCTTCGCGCCGGACCGGCGGGAGCCGCTCAAGCACATGTGGTTCCGCGCCGAGGGCGCCATGCCCGACGACCCGATCCTGCACCAGGCGGTGCTGGCGTACGCGTCGGACTACGGGCTGCTGGGGACGGCGCTGCTGCCGCACGGTCTGTCGTTCCTGCGGCGCGACGTGCAGGCCGCCAGCCTGGACCACGCCGTGTGGCTGCATCGCCCCTTCCGCGTGGACGACTGGCTCCTCTACACCACCGACAGCCCCACCGCGGCCGGCGCGCGCGGCTTCACCCGCGGCTCCATCTTCACCCGCGATGGCGCGCTGGTGGCCTCCACCGCACAGGAGGGGCTGCTCCGGCTGCGGCGGGAGGGGTGA